The nucleotide window GAAGGCCCGCTATTTGATGGGCGTGGGCACACCCCCGGACCTGCTCCATGCCATCGGCTGTGGCGTGGACATGTTCGATTGCGTGCTACCGACCCACATGGCGTGGCAGGGTTCGGCGTTCACGTCCACGGGGCGTGTGAAGATCAACCGCGGGGCCCATGCGCAAGACGATGCGCCGCTCGATGAACGCTGCGCCTGCGCGACCTGTGCACAGTACAGCCGGGCCTACCTGCATCACCTCGTCAAATGCAGCGAGCCGCTGGGACCTCGGCTGCTGTCGGTGCACAACCTGTTTTACTACCAGCGCCTGATGCACGATGCGCGGGAGGCCATCGTTGAAGGCACCTACGCCGCGTTCGCGCGGCAGCGCCTGGCCGAAATGGATCGCTACGAACACGCGCCGGCCCCGGGGGGCGAAAGGCCCGCCGCGTGACGTGCACGCTCGAGCAAACCCGGCAGGGCGCCTGGGTGGTGCGCGATCTCGAGGCCGGTGAGGTGATGCACCCAGGTGTGGGACCGCGCGAGGAGGCCGAACGGCTCTACGTGCAGCAGTCTCGCTTGCCGCAGCGGCTGCGGGACGCGTCCGGCAAAACCTTCGTGCTCTTCGACGTGGGACTTGGCGCAGGGTCGAACGCGCTCGCGGCGTGGCAGGCCTCGGCGGATGCGCCCAGCGAGGCGGCGCGGCTCACGCTGCTCAGCTTCGAGCGGGACCTTTCGGCGCTTGCCCTGGCGCTGGCGCATGGTGAGCGCTTCGGGTTTTCGGATCCGGCGCGCGAGGCGGCGCGCACGCTGCTGGCTCAGGGGGCTTCCACGAGCGCACGCACCTCGTGGCACCTGCGTTACGGGGACTTGCTCGCCTGCCTCGCTGCCGAGACCTCGCGAGCCGACGTGGTGTTCTGGGATCCCTTCTCTGCCAAGGCCAACCCCACGCTGTGGACGGTGGCGGCCTTCAGCGCGGTTCGCAAGGCCGCTGGACCCCGGGCCACGTTGTTCACGTACAGCGCTTCGACGACCGTGCGTATGGCCCTGTTGCTGGCCGGCTGGCACGTGGGGGTAGGGGCCGCCATCGGCGACAAGGCCGCCACCACGGCCGCCGCGGTTCATTTTCCGGACCTGGAGCAACCGCTCGATCGCGTGTGGCTATCCCGGGTGGAGCGCCCCGACGTGCGCCTGCCTGCGGACGCTGGCCCTCTCGCAGTGGCAGCCGTGCGCGCGTGTCCCCAGTTCTCTCTGTAAATGCCGATGAATCGCAGAACGAAAAAACATTTTTCCGCGGCATCGGGTGGGGGCGGGGGCGTGGTGGAGACCTGCCACGCCTGGTAGGCTCCGGCCGCGTCATCTAACGGGCACGCGTGCGAACTCTCTTTGGAATCCTGTTTCTGTTGTCCGCGGCATATCTCGGCGGGCATCCACGCGTGCTTCGGTTCGAGACGCGCTTGGGGCTATCTCGTGCACTCGCATCGGGGTTGCTCTTCGTCGTTCTGGGGCTTTTGGCTCGCTGGCCCGTCATCGGGATCCTGAACGATGGTGTGCTCGACGAGTTGAGCCCGTTGCTTCGGCTGGGCCTTGGCTGTATCGGGTTCTTTTACGGATTTCGCTTCGACTTACGCCTCGTCAAGTCACTGCCTTCCGGAGGCGGTCGTCTCGTCGGACTTTCCACGATGCTGCCCTTCGTGCTGGTGGTCGCAACATCAGCGCTGGCGTTGACCGCCGTCGCCGCCGACGGGGAGGCCCCATCGTTCTCGGGGCCCTCCGTCCTGAGGGACGCACTCTGTTTGGGTACGGCGGCGGCGTTGTCGAACCGGCCCGCTCACCTGTACGCGGGCCGCAGACTCATGGCCATCGTGGGGCGCTTGGAGGAGTTGTTCGGAATCGCCGGCCTGATGCTGATCGCCGCCTACTTTCGGCCGCATGCCGCGGGCACCATGTGGCAATTACCCGGTGCAGCCTGGCTCCTCTTGACCATTGGTCTTGGCGCCGTGATGGGCGCAGTCATCTACGCCGTGTTGCAGACGGCGCAAAAGGGGCCGGAATTGCTCGCGGTGTCGCTGGGTACCATCAGCTTCGCGGCAGGGGCGGCCGGATACCTCCACCTGTCCTCGGTGGTCGTCACATTCATCGCGGGCGCGTTGGTGGCAAACCTGCCCGGAGGGTACCATACGAAACTGCGCCATACCCTCCGCCGGCTCGAGCGCCCCATCGTGCTCTTGTCGTTGGTCATCGTGGGCGCGTTGTGGCGGCCCGATGATTGGCGGGGCTGGTTGCTGATGCCCGTATTCGCCGGGGCGAGGCACCTGGGCAAACGCCTCGCGGCGAGGGCCAGCCGAGGGTTGCTCAGCGAGCTCCCTGCGGCGGCAAGTCGAGAGGCGCTGGCCGTGACGCCGCTGGGAACGCTGGCAGTGGCCGTGGTGATCAATACCAAGCTTCTGTATCCTGGCGGTTCTTTGCCGCTCATCGTGTCGGCCGTGCTGGGAGGCGCCTTGCTGACGGAGCTGTACGTGGGCTTCGTGAACCGACGATCTCGCGTTGGGGATGTGGAGGGTTCAACGTGAATCTGCTGCTGCTCGCGATCTTCGCCGCGCTCATGCAGGCGATTCGGTCGTTCGACAGCGTCGAGTCAGGAGGCGCGCCCGGTACCCACGCTTGCGCTCGGTTATCTCCTGCTTACGGGGCACTTCGCTGGGCGGCTCTTCAAGACCTTGCGCTTGCCGAAACTCACCGGATACATCGCCGCAGGCATCGTGGTGGGGCCGTCGGCTCTTGGGTACCTCAACGAGTCGATGGTCGAGAACCTGAAGCTCGTCAACGGAGTTGCCGTTGCCCTCATCGCCCTGACAGCGGGTACGGAACTGTCCTTCCGCCAGATGCGCGGAACCCTTCGTGCGATTCTGTGGATCTCGGGCGTGGCAGTGGTGGGTACCACAGTGCTGCTCACGGGCGCGGTCATGGCCTTGCGAGGTCTGCTCCCGTTCATGGCATCCTTATCGCTCTTTGAATCCGGGATGATCGCTTCGGTTTTGGGCGTGGTCATGGTGGCCCAGTCCCCTGCGGTGGTCATGGCCCTTCGAGATGAGACAGAGTCAGACGGTCCCGTATCGCAAACGGTTCTGGGCGTCGTGGTGCTCGCAGACCTCCTGGTGATCGTAATGTTCGCGGTCACCTCTGCGCTTGCCAAGGCGGCGATGGGGGGGGGGACGCGGGTCACCGAGGCAGCGTCTGCTCTGGCTTGGGAGCTTTTCGGGTCGCTTGGCTTGGGGCTCTTGGTCGGAGGACTTCTCGCGCTCTTTGCACGGCGGGTCGTCAGCGGACTGGGCCTTTTCCTGTTGGTTGTGATGTTTGCGGTTGCGGAGGGTGGGCAGCGGCTGCATCTGGATGCTTTGCTGGTGGCGCTGGCGGCCGGCGTGTTCATTCGCAATGTGACGAGCGCTGCTGAGAAAGTGCAACATAGCGTCGAGGCCTACAGCCTGCCCATCTACACGCTCTTCTTCGCGGTGGCGGGCGCGAATCTTCATCTCGACGTTCTCAGCGCAGTAGGCCCGGCCGCAATCGTCTTCGTGTTGGTGAGGGGAGTTGGCCTTTACCAGGGCACCCGCGTGGCAGCGCGGATCGCCGGGGCGAGCCCCGCTGTCCAGCGCTTTGCGGGCTTTGGCTTGCTGCCTCAGGCGGGCTTGGCCCTGGCGCTGTCGTTGCTGTTTGCCCGCACCTTCCCCGAGTTTGGTTCCGACGCAGGGGCGTTGACGTTGGGGGTGGTAGCCCTGAACGAGCTCATCGCGCCCGTGTTCTTCCGGCTCGCGCTCATCCGCAGCGGGGAGGCAGGACGCAGACGATCGGGGACGGACACCGAGCGGGCCGCGTGAGGCGAGGACTTTGGGCACACCGCAGTCCGCGTGTTTTTCTCAGGTTTCTTCCCACCCGCCCTTCGCGACCCACGCCAGCATGAAGTCGCGAAACAGCTTCACTTTCGCAGGCAGATACCGCGACGACGGGTACACCAGGTGCATGGCGCCTGCCCGCAGGTGATGATCCGGCAGCACCGGTGAAAGCCTTCCCGACCGCACGTGCTGCGCGCACAGGAAGGCTGGCATGAAGCCAATGCCCGCGCCCGCGATCAGCGCGTCCCTGACGAAGCCGAACTCGTTTCCGAACACGGTGCCCTTGGCGTGAATCACCGTCTCCACGCCGTCGGGCCCGATGAGCTGCCAGCGCGCGCCCCGGTGGCCCCCGGTGAACACCACACAGTCGTGGTGGGCCAGCTCTTCGAGCGTTTTTGGTATGCCGTGCGTGTCCAGGTAAGCCGGGCTGGCGAACAGGTACCAGTTTTCCACCAGCAGCTGGCGCGCCACCAAACTCGAATCGCGCAGGGCGCCCGCGCGGATGGCCACGTCGATGCCTTCACCCACCAGGTCCATCGTGCGGGCCGTGGCCACGACCTCCAAGGTGATGCCGGGATGAAGGGCGCAGAACTGCTGCGCGATCTTGCCCATGAACAAGGAGGCGAAGTCGTTGGGCGTGGTGACTTTCAAGTGCCCCGTGGGTTCGTTCTGGAGCTCAGCCATCAGGGTGGCGGCATCGTTGACCTGCGCCAGCGCCACCCGTACCCGGTCGAAAAACGCCGCGCCCTGCTCCGTCAGGTGCAACTTGCGCGTGGTGCGCTGGAGCAGGCGGCCCCCCAACGAAGCCTCCAGGCGGGCCACTTTGCGACTGACCGTGGATTTGGGCAGGTTGGCCAGGCGCGCCGCGGCCGAAAAGCCCCCGGCCTCCACCACCTTGACGAAAATGCCCACCTCATTGAGATCTATTTGTCCCACTGGTGGAACAGTATGTTCGATAGACCACCGCTAGTCCCGTTGGTGAGACAGTCGTAGATCAGAGCCGAAAGCCGGGCAGCGCCCGGCCCTCTCAAGCCAACTGAAGGGAAAGTGTCATGTCGCGTACCACCAACAAGCTCGCTCTCGGCGCCCGGCTGCTGCTCGGAACGATCATGTTCGTTTTTGGGCTCAATGGGTTCTTGCAGTTCCTTCCCATGCCCCCTCTGCCGGACGCTGCGGGGGCGTTCATGGGCGCTCTGGCGGCCTCTGGCTACTTCTTCCCCCTGGTCAAGGCGGTCGAGGTGGTGACCGGGCTGGCCCTGCTGACGGGCACCTTCGTGCCCCTGGCGCTCGTGGTTTTGGCCCCGATCTCGGTGAACATCTTCGCCTTCCACCTCATGCTCGCGCCCGCGGGCATGGCGGTTCCCGTGCTGGTGGTCGTGCTGCACCTCTACCTGGGGTGGGCCTACCGCAACGCCTTCCGCGGCGTGCTCGCCGCCAAGGCGCGCCCCGCCTCTTCGGGGGCGGCCTCTGGCGGTGCGTCCTCGGTCGCCTCGGCGGTGTGAGGCAAAACCCGCGTCCGCTTTACAGCTGCGCGCGCCTCACCGAAGATTGCGCCTTTGCCAGGAGCACCCATGAAGGACGAGCAGCTGTTTTTGGACGTGATGCAGATATGGGCCGGGGCGGCCTGGGCCGATGGCGTCCTGGCGCCCAACGAGCGGCGCCTCCTCTGCGGCCTCATCGAAGAGACCGAAGTCAGCGACGCCACCCGGGATACGGCCCGAAGCTTCCTGGATGCCCCGGTCAAGCTCGAGGACGCCCGCGTGGAACGGCTGGGGCCCGACGAGCGCATGGGCGTGTTTCGGGCCGCCGCCAAGATGATGACGGTCGACCGGCTCGTCTCCGACGACGAGCGTGCCTTCCTCCGTCGCCTGGCCCCCGTGCTCGCGCTCGACGAGGCCACGGTTCGGCAGATCGCCGTCTCCATGGGCCTTGTGCTCTGAGCGGCCGAGCCATCCTGCTGTTTTGCGGGGCGGCTCGTCGTCGCGCCTGCGAGGACCTCAGACGCTTCGCCGTGAGGCACGCCGCTGCGCGCGCCTTACGAACAGCAGGGCCAACGCCGTCAAGCCCAGCGCTTGGCCCGCGTCGCCGCTCCCTGTGCCCCCGCGCCCGTAACGGCAGCCGCCGCTCACGGCTTCGTCGTCATCGAGCTCTTCGCCCGCGGCAGCGCCTCCAGAGCCCTCGTTGGGCGCCGGGCCTTCGTCGGACGGCGCGTTGCCCCCGCGCGGCGGGCTGCCCCCTGCGCCGGCCTGGTTGCCCGCCGACGAGCGGCCACCCGTGCCGGAATCTCCTGAAGCGCCTCCCTGGGCGACCGGCCCTGAGGCTCCACCCGCCCCGCTCGGCATGCCGTCACTGCCTCCACCCGCCCCGCTCGGCATGCCGCCACTGCCTCCACCCGCCCCCGGGGGCCCCCCCCGCCCCCCCACTGCCGCCGGGACCCGGCATGACAGGCGGGGCGCCTGTTTGAGCTTCGGCCATCTCGGCCGCAAACGCCGCCGCCAGGCGCACGAAGAGTGCGGCGTGGGCCGCGTTGCCCCCGAAGGTGGCGATCGTGTCGTCCCGCGTGTGGATGCGCCCGTTCGACTCCTGGAAGGTCGACTCCACCGGAAACACGGCGGGATAGCTCCGGGCGTCCCACGAAGCGTGGTCCGAACAGGCGTAGCCACACGCGGTGCTGACCCAGGGCACCTTCACGTAGGTCTCGACCAGTTTCTTCGCAAAGGCCGTGAGGGTGGAATCGGTGTAGTCCTCGATGAAAGCGATTTTTTTGCCCGAGCCCGCGTAGCCCACCATATCGAGCTGCATCACCCCCACGACGTTTTCGTTGGCGTTTTTGAAGGAGCGGGCGATGTCTTGTGAGCCGCGCAGGCCCACTTCCTCCGCGGCGTAGCCCATGAACTTCAGCGTTCTTCCCGGCGCAATGCCCAGCTTCATGGCGGTGCGTATCACTTCGGTGAGCGCGGCCACGCCGGAGGCATCGTCATCGGCCCCGGGGGCCACCGTATCGCCGCCGCCGCCCGTGATCGAGTCGAGGTGTGCGCCCATGACCACGATTTCACCTGGGGACGAACGCCCCGCGATCGTCATGACCACCGAAGGCTGGTTCGTGAACGAATGCGTGAACAGCTCTACCTTCACGTCACTGCGCCCACCCGCCAGCTCCGTCCACCGGTCCCGTAGCCACAACGCCGCCGCGCGCCCGTGCTCCGTGCCGTGAAAGCGGTTACGAAAGCTCGAGAGTTTCTCAATCGTGGCGAGAATCTCTGCCTCTTGCACCTCGGCGATCCAGGGCTCGGCCACCGCTTGCTGGTCGATGACCAGGTCTGCGGCCACGTCCGACGAGACCTCCCGAGGCTCCAGGGCCTCGCGGGCAGCGGCTTCGCTTTCGTGGGCGATGAAGCCGCCACATTTACGGTAAAGCCCATGCACCAGCTCACCCAGATGGGTGATCTCGCTCTCGGTCACCGGCACCGCAACCACGTCGCTGGGATTTTGCCAGGGGCCGGGTTCGAGCGCCTTGAACCTCTTGCCCCCCCGGAGGAGCGCAAGCCGCTCAGGGCTCACCGCGCCGGTGGAGAGGGCGTGGTTCAGGGTCTCGGCGGGCAGCGAAACCCACAGCGTTTTGGGGACCTCGGGAGGCACCGCCTCGAAGGGGGGCTCCACCTCCTGCGAGCCATCGCAAGCGCTTGCGAGCCCGACTGAGAGCGCCGTGAAGAGAAGGGTGGCGCCGCTTCGCCCCAAGAGGCGTTGCGGCATGACTGAACGACCTCGTGTTTCCACCATGGCTAGAGTTGGGGAGCCGCCCGCCTGGGGCTCATCAAAGATTTCTGCGGGAGAGTCTGTGCCCCCTAGGCTGCCCGTTGCCGCACGTGTCGGCTCGGAGGCAGAGTCATGAGGTGCTTCGGGAAGGTGAAGCGGACGCAGGTGCCTTGCCCACCCAGGCCTGGCAGAAGCTCCATCGTGCCGCCCCGCTCCACAGCCACCGCCCGAAGCGCGCCGAGCCCCACGCCTCGGCCCGAGATCTCGGTGACGTTTCGGGCGGTGCTCAGGCCATCGGCGAAGACGGCTTCGTGCAGCTGCTCGTCCGTCTCGGCCGGGAGACCCAAGCTCTTCGCACGGGTGGCGATCGCGGCCCAGTCGATGCCGCGTCCGTTGTCTGCGACCTCCACCACGAACGTGTCTGCCTCGAGGACGGTGCGCAAAAGCACCTCAGACGCATGACCGCGGGCGCGCTGTTCGTCCGCCTCGGGAAGCCCATGGTCCACGGCGTTGCGCACCACGTGAATGAGCGACGACCAGAACCCGCCCCACAGGCTGGGATCCACCCGAAGACCGTTGTCTTCCACGCGCACGTCCACGTTGCCTTTGCCAAGGCGTTTGGCAATGCGGCGCGCTTGCTCCGCGAGCCGCGAGAGCCAGGTGGCAGTAGGTTCGGCCGGCAAGCCCGCCACCATGGGCGCAAGCAACTGGTGATCCTGCTTGTCCAGGACAGCCTCGAGCAGCTCGGCGAAGCGTTCTTTCGACACGGGCACGGTGAGTGAGGCCCCCTCGCCCAAAAGCGGCGCCATCGACGTGCGCAGGCGGTTCCAGTGCTCTTCCAACGCCGCGCGGTGGGCTGGCACCTCGTCGAACGCGCCCTCGGCGAGCAAGGTCTCGAGTTCGTGGCACAGCGTGCTCAGCTTCGTGAGGCCGTACATGCCGGCGTTGCCCTTGAGCGTGTGCAGCGCGCGCATGAGCGCGGACGACGCGGAGGCATGGCCTTCTCGAATCGTTTTGACGAGGGCGTCGGCCTCGTCGAGGAACTCGGTGAGTCCCGTCCTGTCGTGGACCAAGAGGTGGACGAGCGCGGTGAGCTCTCGCTGGGCCTCGGCCAGGCGCTCACCCTCACGGGCGGCCGTCACGTCAGACACCATCACCATGATCTCGAGCGGACTGCCGCCCTCTTGGGGCGTCGCCTGGGCGCTCGCCTTGTCATCGAGCAGGAGGTAACGCATCTGCAGCAGACGGCCCGCGTGTTTCGTCTCATGCGGTAGCTGGCCAAGCGCCACCTCCACCGGCATCCATTGCTCTTGAAGTTGTTCGTAACCGAGAGCAAAGCGTGTTCCTGCCACAGGGTCGGACGCCGCCAGCAGGTCGGCAAAGGTCTTTCCGGTCAAATTCTGACCGAACCAGCTCTCGAGGATACGGGCGTACTCAGGGGCCACGCGGCCTTGTCCGTCCAAGGTCAAGATGCCTTCGTCGACGGCGTCGAACATGGCGCGCATCTGCTGGTTGCGCCTGTCGAGGTCGGATGTTCTTTGATGTACGATCTTCTCGAGGCCGATGACATTGTCGAAGAAGGTGCGTGCGATGAAGCAGGTGCCAACCGACTCGAGCACCACGAAGGCGGCATGCACTGCCACCACCCAGAACGGAGCGTCGTAGTTGAACACGCTCTTGGGAAGCAAGGCCCACAACACAAGGTGGTGAAGAGCCACCGTAGCGGCCGCCGCCAGGATCACGGCCGGGTTGCCGAACATCGCCAGCATTGCGAGCAAGGCAAAGAAGTAAAAGTGCATCTCGATCTGCACGGGGCCTTGCCCGAAGTGAACGAGGAGGCCTCCCATCATCATGGCGGTTACACCGTGGACGAGGGATACGTGCCGGGGGTTGGTCAGCACGCGCGCGGCCATCACGGGACCGAGCGACACCAAGGTGGTGAGCACCACGGCCAGGCCCATACCCGTGCCGTTGAGCGCCGCCACCAGGAAAAATGCCGGGATGTGCAGCAGATAAAACCACACCGCTTTGTGGTTCATGCGCTGCAGATACGCGTGCTCGAAGGGGCTGATGGTGGTGGGCAGGCGAAGCCCGCCGAGGGCAGCTCGCAGCTGAGAAAACATGACGACCTCTCTTTTCACGACTTGATCCCCAGGGGATCCAAGAGTTGTTGGAGTTGGCGACTCACGCCGCACCCAAACACGGGCAGGGGCGGCCTCGGGGCGTTGGGCTCGGCCATGAGCGCTTCGACGATGGCGCGGTCGACAATCGCAAGGCCTTGTTTGCGCTCGGTGTAGCCGCCCGTATGAACGAGACGGCCTTGGGGATCGAACACCATGAACAGGGGTGCTGCTTCGATGCCGTAGCGCTCCTTGAGTTCGGGCGCCGTGAGGCCGCGGATCTCGAGGCCAGCGGCATGGGCTTGTGCGCGCCACGTTGGCGCTGCGTCAGCCAGGAGCAAGATCTCTCGAACACCCCTGGGCCTCGTCGTCGACACCAGGGATTCGAAGATGCGCTGCGAGCAGGTGCACTTTCCATAAAGTGCGTGAACCACCAACCAGGGGCGCTTGGCGCCCGGGGGGCTCGCGCCCAGGGTCTCGAGCCGCTGGGCCGCTGCGGCGTTGGGCACGGGCAAAGACACCCAGTGCCCCACCATCAGAGAACCCACCACCCCGAGACACACCACGAACCAGACCCCGAGGACGACCAAGCCCCATGGGCGTGTTTTGATGCCGTCGCTCGTGCGTCCCCGCCGAATCCCTCCCATGACGGTTGGTCATTCGTCCGGAACCTC belongs to Myxococcales bacterium and includes:
- a CDS encoding cation:proton antiporter, with the translated sequence MCCCSRSSPRSCRRFGRSTASSQEARPVPTLALGYLLLTGHFAGRLFKTLRLPKLTGYIAAGIVVGPSALGYLNESMVENLKLVNGVAVALIALTAGTELSFRQMRGTLRAILWISGVAVVGTTVLLTGAVMALRGLLPFMASLSLFESGMIASVLGVVMVAQSPAVVMALRDETESDGPVSQTVLGVVVLADLLVIVMFAVTSALAKAAMGGGTRVTEAASALAWELFGSLGLGLLVGGLLALFARRVVSGLGLFLLVVMFAVAEGGQRLHLDALLVALAAGVFIRNVTSAAEKVQHSVEAYSLPIYTLFFAVAGANLHLDVLSAVGPAAIVFVLVRGVGLYQGTRVAARIAGASPAVQRFAGFGLLPQAGLALALSLLFARTFPEFGSDAGALTLGVVALNELIAPVFFRLALIRSGEAGRRRSGTDTERAA
- a CDS encoding LysR family transcriptional regulator, giving the protein MGQIDLNEVGIFVKVVEAGGFSAAARLANLPKSTVSRKVARLEASLGGRLLQRTTRKLHLTEQGAAFFDRVRVALAQVNDAATLMAELQNEPTGHLKVTTPNDFASLFMGKIAQQFCALHPGITLEVVATARTMDLVGEGIDVAIRAGALRDSSLVARQLLVENWYLFASPAYLDTHGIPKTLEELAHHDCVVFTGGHRGARWQLIGPDGVETVIHAKGTVFGNEFGFVRDALIAGAGIGFMPAFLCAQHVRSGRLSPVLPDHHLRAGAMHLVYPSSRYLPAKVKLFRDFMLAWVAKGGWEET
- a CDS encoding DoxX family protein, with the translated sequence MSRTTNKLALGARLLLGTIMFVFGLNGFLQFLPMPPLPDAAGAFMGALAASGYFFPLVKAVEVVTGLALLTGTFVPLALVVLAPISVNIFAFHLMLAPAGMAVPVLVVVLHLYLGWAYRNAFRGVLAAKARPASSGAASGGASSVASAV
- a CDS encoding tellurite resistance TerB family protein; the protein is MKDEQLFLDVMQIWAGAAWADGVLAPNERRLLCGLIEETEVSDATRDTARSFLDAPVKLEDARVERLGPDERMGVFRAAAKMMTVDRLVSDDERAFLRRLAPVLALDEATVRQIAVSMGLVL
- a CDS encoding Hpt domain-containing protein; this encodes MFSQLRAALGGLRLPTTISPFEHAYLQRMNHKAVWFYLLHIPAFFLVAALNGTGMGLAVVLTTLVSLGPVMAARVLTNPRHVSLVHGVTAMMMGGLLVHFGQGPVQIEMHFYFFALLAMLAMFGNPAVILAAAATVALHHLVLWALLPKSVFNYDAPFWVVAVHAAFVVLESVGTCFIARTFFDNVIGLEKIVHQRTSDLDRRNQQMRAMFDAVDEGILTLDGQGRVAPEYARILESWFGQNLTGKTFADLLAASDPVAGTRFALGYEQLQEQWMPVEVALGQLPHETKHAGRLLQMRYLLLDDKASAQATPQEGGSPLEIMVMVSDVTAAREGERLAEAQRELTALVHLLVHDRTGLTEFLDEADALVKTIREGHASASSALMRALHTLKGNAGMYGLTKLSTLCHELETLLAEGAFDEVPAHRAALEEHWNRLRTSMAPLLGEGASLTVPVSKERFAELLEAVLDKQDHQLLAPMVAGLPAEPTATWLSRLAEQARRIAKRLGKGNVDVRVEDNGLRVDPSLWGGFWSSLIHVVRNAVDHGLPEADEQRARGHASEVLLRTVLEADTFVVEVADNGRGIDWAAIATRAKSLGLPAETDEQLHEAVFADGLSTARNVTEISGRGVGLGALRAVAVERGGTMELLPGLGGQGTCVRFTFPKHLMTLPPSRHVRQRAA